The genomic interval GCCCGGACTACCGGCTGGTCGAAGCTGTCAAACTCCCGGCGTCGGAACGGGACGCCGAGGAGCTCGGCGTGTCGGCGCGTGTAGATGTCGTCGTCCTCGACGGCGTAGTCCGTGTCACCGTAGAACTCCAGGGTAAAGCCCGTGACCTTGGCCCGCTGGCGGAGGAAAGCCGACTGCTCCGCCGTGACGCGCACGGAGTGCGTGCGACCGTCCGGGAAGTGCACGACGCTCGCCCCGTTCTGGAAGATGTGCCACCCCTCTGGCGCAAAGCGCTCGGCATACTCTCGCGTGATGCCAAAGGCTGGCCGCCCCGAGCAGAGGGCGAGCCGGATCCCTGCATCGCGCGCCCTGGCAGCGGCGCGCCAGACGTCGGGATGCACGGCGCCATTCGCGCCCACGAGCGTGCCGTCCACGTCCGCGCAGAGGAGTTGGATCATGACCTGAAAAGTAATGGCGCACGAAGGGCATGCGTCGCGCAGGGCTTGCGCCATGACGCGACGCCCGCGAACGGGCCAGCAATTGCACCTGACGGGACGTTCGGCGCCCGACGACCACGCGGGGCACATCACTTCCTGGAGTGCGTGGTCAGGTCGTCGGTCAACGGTCGACCCCCGACCCTCCTCGTTCAGAGGCGGTTCAAGGCGAGCGGGCGCAGTGCTGGTGGCCTCACCACTCAGGCGACGGTGCGGGCCTCGGCAACGACGCTCGATCCGCGGAGTTTGTGAGATCATTACATCCGGGTGATATTGACCTGCCGATATTGGCCCGGGTAGAATGCTCCCTCCCATAGCCCAGGCGCTCCTGATGTCGCCCCCTGCTGTCACCTCCTCGCACCATTCGGGCTCACCCGAATCCCCTGAATCCCGGGAATCGCCGCCTCGGTTCGCCGTTGCCTTCGAGGGGGACCGACTCGTCGCGGCGGGCCCGTTCGATCGCGTCTCCGAATCGGTCCGAGCCGCACAGGCGCGCGGGGGGCACGGCGCCATTCTCGTCTTCGACGCCCGCAGCAGCGAGCAGCTCGAGGTCGATCCGCGCACCCCGACGGGCGCCGCAGCCGCACTCGACCCCACCGCATCAAAGCTGACGGCCAGCGAGGTCGAGCCACATCGAGGGCCCGGGCGTCCACGGCTGGGCGTGGTCGCGCGCGAGGTCACCCTTCTCCCGCGACACTGGGAATGGCTCGCCACGCAGCCAGGTGGTGCGTCGGCCGCGCTGCGCCGACTCGTCGAACAGGGGCGCAGTGCGGGCGTCGAGCGTGATCGCGTACGCGAGGCCCAGGAGTCGGCGTACCGCTTCATGTCGGCCACGCTTGGCAACCAGCCGCGTTTCGAGGAAGCGTTGCGTGCGCTCTTCGCGGGCGAAGGCGTGCGTTTCCACGACCTGACCGATGCCTGGCCACGTGACCTGCGCGACCACGCCCGGCAGGTTGCCGCCGCGGCCTTCCCTTCCCCGCCCTCCTCCTCGTCGCCCTAGACATCCCATGCAGGATCTCACGCAGGGCTCGATCCCGCGACACATCGTGCGCATGGCGGCGCCGCTGGCGATCGGGATGCTCTTCCAGACCGCCTACTATTTCGTCGACCTGTATTTCGTCGGCCGGCTCGGCGATGCCGCGATTGCCGGCGTTGCGGCTGCCGGCAACATCCAGTTCATCGTCGTGGCACTCACGCAGGTCCTGGGCGTGGGGACAATGGTGCTCATCTCGCACGCCGCCGGACGGAGGGATCGCGACGACGCCACGCTCATCTTCAATCAGAGCCTCGTCATGGCGGCACTCGCCGCGGCGATCACGCTCGGGATCGGCTTTCCGTTCTCCGGCGCCTACCTCCGCACCGTCGCCGCCGATGCGGCGACCGTCGCGGCGGGCAAGGCGTACCTGTACGGATTCCTCCCGGCCCTGGCCCTGCAGTTCGCGCTCATCTCGATGGGGTCCGCACTGCGAGGAAGCGGAATCGCCAAGCCGACCATGGTGCTGCAGATGCTCACCGTCGTCCTCAACGCGGCGCTGGCCCCGATCCTCATTGCGGGGTGGGGCACGGGATACCCGTTAGGCGTGGCCGGCGCGGGCCTGGCCAGCACCGTCTCGGTGGC from Gemmatimonadaceae bacterium carries:
- a CDS encoding Cof-type HAD-IIB family hydrolase; translated protein: MIQLLCADVDGTLVGANGAVHPDVWRAAARARDAGIRLALCSGRPAFGITREYAERFAPEGWHIFQNGASVVHFPDGRTHSVRVTAEQSAFLRQRAKVTGFTLEFYGDTDYAVEDDDIYTRRHAELLGVPFRRREFDSFDQPVVRAQWMVRKTQHEAVLAESCDGLELWPSTSPLMPDTLFVGILPRGTNKGTGVQALADEYGIPPSDIMFVGDAWNDLPALQLVGYPVAMANAEPEAIAIARHVVGHVDDGGLAEALDLALRIREAA
- a CDS encoding DUF2239 family protein, which gives rise to MLPPIAQALLMSPPAVTSSHHSGSPESPESRESPPRFAVAFEGDRLVAAGPFDRVSESVRAAQARGGHGAILVFDARSSEQLEVDPRTPTGAAAALDPTASKLTASEVEPHRGPGRPRLGVVAREVTLLPRHWEWLATQPGGASAALRRLVEQGRSAGVERDRVREAQESAYRFMSATLGNQPRFEEALRALFAGEGVRFHDLTDAWPRDLRDHARQVAAAAFPSPPSSSSP